From Nicotiana tabacum cultivar K326 chromosome 22, ASM71507v2, whole genome shotgun sequence, one genomic window encodes:
- the LOC107824736 gene encoding putative 2-oxoglutarate-dependent dioxygenase AOP1, producing the protein MGSETIKLPNIDFSNVDLKPGTLVWNQVKSQVHKALVNYGCFEASFDKIPIHLRKSIFESLKELFDLPLQTKIRNISTKPFHGYVGQYPAVPLYESMGIDDANIPDKAESFTRILWPEGNPTFCKTIQSYSEQLSELDQTVRKMILESLGVEKYMDEHMNSTNYLLRVMKYKGPQSNDTKLGLNAHTDKNIVTILYQNQVNGLEVLTEDGQWINVEPTPNAFIVMIGDSLYAWANGRVHSPYHRVMMRGNEARYSVGLFSIPKAGYKIMAPEELVDEEHPLLFKPFDHVEFLAFYYTEEGQRCGSALKTYCGV; encoded by the exons ATGGGTTCCGAAACTATCAAGCTTCCTAATATAGACTTCTCCAATGTAGACCTAAAGCCAGGCACACTTGTATGGAACCAAGTGAAAAGCCAAGTCCACAAAGCTCTAGTAAACTATGGCTGTTTTGAAGCATCATTTGATAAAATTCCTATACACCTTCGAAAATCCATTTTTGAATCCTTAAAAGAGCTTTTCGATCTCCCTTTACAAACCAAAATAAGAAACATTTCAACCAAACCTTTCCATGGCTACGTTGGACAGTATCCAGCAGTTCCACTCTATGAAAGTATGGGTATTGATGATGCGAATATCCCAGATAAAGCTGAAAGTTTCACTCGAATTCTCTGGCCCGAAGGAAACCCTACTTTTTG CAAAACTATTCAGTCATACTCAGAGCAACTATCAGAACTGGATCAGACAGTAAGGAAGATGATTTTGGAGAGCTTAGGGGTAGAAAAGTATATGGATGAGCATATGAATTCAACCAACTACCTTCTTAGGGTTATGAAATATAAAGGACCTCAAAGCAATGACACTAAATTAGGACTAAATGCTCACACGGACAAGAATATTGTTACCATACTTTACCAAAATCAGGTAAATGGTCTTGAAGTTTTGACCGAAGATGGGCAGTGGATCAATGTTGAACCTACACCTAACGCTTTCATAGTCATGATTGGAGACTCTCTATAT GCATGGGCAAATGGTCGAGTTCATTCGCCATATCATAGGGTGATGATGAGAGGAAACGAAGCAAGGTACTCAGTTGGTTTGTTTTCAATACCTAAAGCAGGGTATAAGATAATGGCACCAGAAGAGCTGGTAGATGAAGAGCATCCATTACTCTTTAAGCCCTTTGATCACGTTGAATTTCTAGCTTTCTATTACACTGAAGAAGGCCAAAGATGTGGATCTGCTCTAAAGACCTATTGCGGTGTCTGA